A window of the Polaribacter sp. HaHaR_3_91 genome harbors these coding sequences:
- a CDS encoding carbon-nitrogen hydrolase family protein has translation MIKNIENIELHYLTLTDYKQLKEAMIQAYSSMPGSYWRENQIKSLIDKFPEGQVIIKVNGELAGCALSIKLDYDSFDDQHTYEDITGNYTFDTHDENGDVLYGIDVFIKKEYRGLRLGRRLYDYRKELAEKQNLRGIAFGGRIPNYHKYAATLSPKEYIESVKRKEIHDPVLNFQISNDFHPSKILKGYLEGDENSGEFAVLLEWDNIYYEKKSKKAATKKKVVRLGLIQWQMRLYKDLEELMQQAEYFVDAVSAYRSDFALFPEFFNAPLMADNNHLPESEAIRELAKYTPEIVQKFSELAITYNINIITGSMPEIKDELLYNAGYICKRDGSTERYEKLHVTPDEAKVWGMQGGNELKTFDTDCGKIGVLICYDSEFPELSRLLAEEGMDILFVPFLTDTQNGYSRVRHCAQARAIENECYVAIAGSVGNLPKVNNMDIQYAQSMVFTPCDFSFPANGIKAEATTNTEMILIADVDLDLLKDLNQFGSVRNLKDRRTDIFEVRKLPKK, from the coding sequence ATGATTAAAAACATCGAGAACATTGAGCTTCATTATTTAACGTTAACTGATTATAAACAGTTAAAAGAAGCAATGATTCAGGCATATTCAAGTATGCCAGGTTCTTATTGGAGAGAAAATCAAATTAAATCGTTGATTGATAAATTTCCAGAAGGACAAGTTATTATTAAAGTAAATGGTGAGTTAGCAGGTTGTGCATTGTCTATTAAATTAGATTATGATAGTTTCGACGATCAGCATACGTATGAAGATATTACGGGGAATTATACCTTTGATACACATGATGAAAATGGAGATGTTTTATACGGAATTGATGTTTTTATCAAAAAAGAATACAGAGGTTTACGTTTAGGTAGAAGGTTGTATGATTATAGAAAAGAGCTTGCCGAAAAACAAAATTTAAGAGGAATTGCGTTTGGAGGTAGAATTCCGAATTATCATAAATATGCAGCAACATTATCACCAAAAGAGTATATAGAAAGTGTAAAACGTAAAGAAATTCACGATCCGGTTTTAAACTTTCAAATTTCGAATGATTTTCATCCTTCAAAAATTTTAAAAGGATATTTAGAAGGTGATGAAAATTCGGGTGAGTTTGCAGTTTTATTAGAATGGGATAATATTTATTACGAGAAAAAGTCTAAAAAAGCAGCTACAAAGAAAAAAGTAGTACGTTTAGGGTTGATTCAGTGGCAAATGCGTTTGTATAAAGATTTGGAAGAATTAATGCAGCAAGCAGAGTATTTTGTAGATGCAGTTTCTGCTTACAGATCGGACTTTGCATTGTTTCCAGAGTTTTTTAACGCTCCGTTAATGGCAGATAATAATCATTTACCAGAATCGGAAGCAATTAGAGAATTGGCAAAATATACGCCAGAGATTGTTCAGAAATTTTCTGAGTTGGCAATTACGTATAACATTAATATTATTACTGGTAGTATGCCAGAAATTAAAGATGAGTTGTTGTACAATGCGGGTTATATCTGTAAAAGAGATGGATCTACAGAGCGTTATGAAAAATTGCATGTTACACCAGATGAAGCAAAAGTTTGGGGAATGCAAGGAGGAAATGAGTTAAAAACCTTTGATACAGATTGTGGTAAAATAGGCGTATTAATTTGTTATGATTCTGAGTTTCCAGAATTAAGTAGACTTTTGGCAGAAGAAGGCATGGATATTTTGTTTGTTCCGTTTTTAACGGATACGCAAAATGGATATTCTAGAGTACGTCACTGTGCACAAGCTAGAGCTATAGAAAACGAGTGTTACGTTGCCATTGCTGGTAGTGTTGGTAATTTACCAAAAGTAAATAATATGGATATTCAGTACGCACAATCTATGGTGTTTACGCCTTGCGACTTTTCTTTTCCTGCAAACGGGATAAAGGCAGAAGCAACTACAAATACTGAAATGATTTTAATTGCAGATGTAGATTTAGATTTACTAAAGGATTTAAACCAGTTTGGTAGCGTACGAAATTTAAAAGATAGAAGAACAGATATATTTGAAGTAAGAAAACTTCCAAAAAAATAA
- a CDS encoding deoxyhypusine synthase family protein translates to MSKHITNFIEKYFLHFNAAALVDAAKGYEAQLNKGSKMLVSLAGAMSTAELGKIFAEMIRKDKVQIVSCTGANLEEDVMNLVAHSHYKRVPNYRDLTPQDEWDLLEKGLNRVTDTCIPEEEAFRRIQEHIVKIWKDAEAKGERYLPHEYMYKLLLSGVLEQYYEIDIKDSWMYAAAEKNLPIICPGWEDSTMGNIFASYVLKGELKASTVKSGIEYMTFLADWYTNNSENGIGFFQIGGGIAGDFPICVVPMLYQDMEKPETPFWSYFCQISDSTTSYGSYSGAVPNEKITWGKLDIDTPKFIIESDATIVAPLIFAYLLEM, encoded by the coding sequence ATGAGCAAACATATTACAAATTTTATAGAAAAATACTTTTTACACTTTAACGCTGCAGCTTTAGTAGATGCTGCAAAAGGGTACGAAGCACAATTAAACAAAGGATCTAAAATGTTAGTTTCTTTAGCAGGAGCAATGAGTACTGCCGAATTAGGGAAGATCTTTGCAGAAATGATTCGTAAAGATAAAGTACAAATTGTTTCTTGTACAGGTGCAAACTTAGAGGAAGATGTTATGAATCTTGTTGCACATTCTCATTACAAACGTGTGCCTAATTATAGAGATTTAACGCCACAAGACGAGTGGGATTTACTTGAAAAAGGATTAAACAGAGTTACAGATACTTGCATACCAGAAGAAGAAGCTTTTAGAAGAATTCAAGAACATATTGTAAAAATATGGAAAGATGCAGAAGCTAAAGGTGAGCGTTACTTACCACATGAATACATGTACAAATTATTACTATCTGGTGTTTTAGAGCAATATTACGAGATAGATATTAAAGATTCTTGGATGTATGCTGCTGCAGAAAAAAACTTGCCAATTATTTGTCCGGGTTGGGAAGATTCTACCATGGGTAATATTTTTGCTTCGTACGTGTTAAAAGGAGAATTAAAAGCAAGCACTGTAAAATCAGGAATTGAGTACATGACGTTCCTTGCAGATTGGTATACAAATAATTCTGAAAACGGAATTGGTTTCTTCCAAATAGGAGGTGGGATTGCAGGAGATTTTCCTATTTGTGTGGTGCCAATGTTGTACCAAGACATGGAAAAACCAGAAACACCATTTTGGAGTTATTTCTGTCAAATTTCAGATTCTACAACAAGTTATGGTTCATATTCTGGAGCAGTACCAAATGAAAAAATTACTTGGGGTAAATTAGATATTGATACGCCAAAGTTTATTATAGAAAGTGATGCAACGATTGTGGCACCATTAATTTTTGCTTATTTATTAGAAATGTAG
- a CDS encoding glycosyltransferase family 4 protein: protein MNDEKPLKILIISSANFFSNYGGGQVYVKNIVNQMITQDIDVSIATPVISGSKLSHYKEKPVYTFTNKMLEGDLLELRNFIKEIKPTIVHLHGFKAPFSLACKSLGIPCVVTAHHGGLVCPAGALLNSKDKICTVAASGTNCLPCVLRNVKGGTFTLTLQKFIPFKLRLAIGKVFNKIPFIYYVTPIVTTTLSIENKKMEWENIFNNASLLIAPSTAIKKAMLRNGAPENKIKVITHGIPSINVNKITEVKKDIEVSKEKKPVKFFYIGRICREKGVHVMLEAFNNLTLPAEIHVIGGTGNHLEEKYLKYLKKKYKNENIIWHGKVLPGEVNEKIKMFDVMIHPAFFLEVFGLTIAESLLMGKPVIATKCGGAEMQIIHNKNGLLIAPNNVNALKKAIIEIIESPDLLLKLKQKTTLKVNLIDNHVQDLMKVYRGFV, encoded by the coding sequence ATGAACGATGAAAAACCTTTAAAGATTTTAATAATATCATCAGCTAATTTTTTCTCTAATTATGGAGGAGGTCAGGTTTATGTAAAGAACATCGTAAACCAAATGATTACGCAAGATATAGATGTTAGTATTGCAACACCAGTAATTTCTGGGTCAAAGTTATCTCACTATAAAGAAAAACCTGTTTATACTTTTACGAATAAAATGTTAGAGGGAGATTTATTAGAATTAAGAAATTTTATAAAAGAGATTAAACCAACAATAGTGCATCTTCATGGTTTTAAGGCTCCTTTTTCTTTGGCCTGTAAATCATTAGGTATACCATGTGTTGTTACGGCGCATCATGGTGGTTTAGTTTGTCCGGCAGGAGCATTGTTAAATTCTAAAGATAAAATTTGTACGGTTGCAGCATCAGGTACCAACTGTTTACCTTGTGTATTAAGGAATGTAAAGGGAGGTACATTTACTTTAACACTACAAAAGTTTATTCCATTTAAATTACGGTTAGCAATTGGTAAAGTATTTAATAAAATTCCCTTTATTTATTATGTTACACCCATTGTTACTACTACCCTTTCTATAGAGAATAAAAAAATGGAATGGGAAAATATTTTTAATAATGCAAGTTTATTAATAGCTCCATCAACAGCTATTAAAAAAGCAATGTTACGGAATGGAGCTCCGGAAAATAAAATAAAAGTTATTACTCATGGAATACCTTCTATAAATGTAAATAAAATTACTGAGGTAAAGAAAGACATAGAAGTATCAAAAGAAAAGAAACCCGTAAAGTTTTTTTATATAGGAAGAATTTGCAGAGAGAAAGGTGTACATGTTATGTTGGAAGCCTTTAATAATTTAACCTTACCTGCAGAAATTCATGTTATAGGAGGTACAGGTAATCATTTGGAAGAAAAGTATTTAAAATATTTGAAAAAAAAATACAAAAACGAAAATATCATTTGGCATGGTAAAGTACTTCCAGGTGAAGTAAATGAAAAAATAAAAATGTTTGATGTTATGATACATCCTGCTTTCTTTTTAGAAGTATTTGGACTTACCATCGCTGAATCTTTACTAATGGGTAAACCTGTAATAGCAACAAAATGTGGTGGAGCAGAAATGCAAATTATTCACAATAAAAATGGTTTATTAATAGCTCCTAATAATGTTAATGCTTTAAAGAAAGCAATAATAGAGATAATAGAATCGCCAGATTTATTACTTAAGTTAAAACAAAAAACCACTTTAAAAGTAAACTTAATAGATAATCATGTACAAGATTTAATGAAAGTTTATAGAGGTTTTGTATAA
- a CDS encoding lipopolysaccharide biosynthesis protein, with translation MTSLKKKSLTGLVWDFVGKLGLQGVGFFVSIILARILLPEDFGLLAIITVFINLANVFLDFGFSTALVQRTNVTNEHYASVFFMNVIMGVFLGGLVFFTAPLVANFYEKEVLTNLIRVMSFSFVINSFGNVTRAYLRRIMNFKIISVSNIISAFISGFIAVYMAYNGYGVWSLVVQILISEILNNILIFVLSKFRFKLVFSLKAVKELWGFGSKIFLTGVLDTIFINLDSLIIGKILNPATLGYYYRSKSLENFSFRYTASTLSNILLPSLSTINNEPIVYKNTVLKLFKIISFVSFLACGVFLVGAHEIILLLFSDKWEPSVRIFQIIIFGAFAPQIFNLFYNILLSKGLSGLYLKINVFSKILFFANFIFLFYGNLNSYLIGFVCAQIIVFFTGLIVISEKLNFKNELYYISIKNMVIYLVSILIIFGLKQYVYLQILHIDLLISSITFLIVFLTFYFVFMKKDLILMVKEIKEVLNIKNG, from the coding sequence ATGACAAGTTTAAAGAAAAAAAGTTTAACAGGTCTTGTTTGGGACTTTGTAGGAAAATTAGGATTGCAGGGAGTTGGCTTTTTTGTATCCATAATTTTAGCTAGAATTTTATTACCTGAAGATTTTGGTTTATTGGCCATAATTACCGTTTTTATAAATTTAGCAAATGTCTTTTTAGATTTTGGTTTTAGTACAGCTTTAGTTCAGCGTACTAATGTAACTAATGAACATTACGCTTCTGTTTTTTTTATGAATGTAATTATGGGAGTCTTTTTAGGAGGGCTTGTTTTTTTTACAGCTCCATTGGTTGCCAATTTTTATGAGAAAGAGGTGTTAACAAATCTTATTAGAGTTATGTCTTTTAGTTTTGTTATAAATTCATTTGGTAATGTAACCAGAGCGTATTTAAGAAGGATCATGAATTTTAAGATCATATCTGTATCCAATATTATATCTGCTTTTATTAGTGGTTTTATAGCTGTATATATGGCATATAATGGTTATGGAGTATGGAGTTTGGTTGTACAAATATTGATTTCAGAAATACTTAACAATATTTTAATTTTTGTACTAAGTAAGTTTCGCTTTAAACTAGTTTTTAGTCTGAAGGCAGTAAAAGAATTATGGGGATTTGGATCGAAAATTTTTTTAACAGGAGTTTTAGATACTATATTTATAAATTTAGATTCGTTAATAATTGGAAAAATATTAAATCCAGCCACTTTAGGATATTACTATAGGTCAAAATCTTTAGAAAATTTTTCATTTAGATATACAGCTTCTACATTATCAAATATTTTATTACCTAGTTTAAGTACTATTAATAACGAACCAATTGTATATAAAAATACAGTTTTAAAACTTTTTAAGATAATTTCATTTGTGTCTTTTCTTGCTTGCGGGGTATTTTTAGTTGGAGCACATGAAATTATATTATTGTTATTTTCTGATAAATGGGAACCTTCAGTACGTATATTTCAAATAATTATATTTGGTGCTTTTGCACCACAAATTTTTAATTTATTTTATAATATATTATTAAGTAAAGGGTTGTCTGGGTTGTATTTAAAGATTAATGTTTTTAGTAAGATATTGTTTTTTGCAAATTTTATTTTTTTGTTTTATGGGAATTTAAATAGCTATTTAATAGGCTTCGTTTGTGCTCAGATTATTGTTTTTTTTACAGGTTTAATAGTGATTTCAGAAAAATTAAACTTTAAAAATGAATTGTATTACATCTCAATTAAAAATATGGTAATCTACCTAGTTTCAATACTAATTATTTTTGGATTGAAACAATATGTTTACTTACAGATCTTACATATAGACCTTTTAATCTCTTCAATTACTTTTTTAATTGTGTTTTTGACTTTCTATTTTGTGTTCATGAAAAAGGATTTAATTTTAATGGTCAAAGAAATTAAAGAAGTGTTAAACATAAAAAATGGTTAA
- the speB gene encoding agmatinase, whose product MNKNKTYAGIPEEFGNLSTSKIVIIPIPYDGTSTWQKGADKGPQAFLEASENMELYDIETDSEVYKEGVYLADAITENTSPEAMVDAVHQVTKKYINRNKFVTAFGGEHSVSIGTIRAFNECFSSLTVLHIDAHADLRKEYDGSKCNHACAVYEANQNTNLVQVGIRSMDISEKREMNLDKVFFAHDMAVNEDWVEDVIDQLTENVFITFDLDALDPSIMPSTGTPEPGGLFYYETLEFLKQVFKQKNVVGFDMVELCPNESEKSSDFLAAKLFYKMLSYKFASNDDSYDIGDDATDVNPFSKLSKFKDDNNDDF is encoded by the coding sequence ATGAACAAAAATAAAACATATGCAGGAATTCCAGAAGAATTTGGAAACCTGTCAACATCAAAGATCGTAATTATTCCTATCCCTTATGATGGAACAAGTACTTGGCAAAAAGGAGCAGACAAAGGACCACAAGCTTTTTTAGAAGCATCAGAAAATATGGAATTGTATGACATAGAAACAGATTCTGAGGTTTATAAAGAAGGTGTTTATTTGGCAGATGCCATTACAGAAAATACATCACCAGAAGCTATGGTAGATGCTGTACATCAAGTTACGAAAAAGTACATTAATAGAAATAAATTTGTGACTGCTTTTGGTGGAGAGCACTCTGTGTCTATAGGAACTATAAGAGCTTTTAATGAGTGTTTTAGTAGTTTAACTGTTTTACATATTGATGCACATGCAGATTTAAGAAAAGAATATGATGGTTCTAAATGCAACCATGCTTGTGCGGTTTATGAAGCTAACCAAAATACAAATTTGGTACAAGTTGGTATTAGAAGCATGGATATTTCTGAAAAAAGAGAAATGAATTTAGATAAAGTTTTCTTTGCGCATGATATGGCTGTAAATGAAGATTGGGTAGAAGATGTAATTGATCAATTAACAGAAAATGTTTTTATTACGTTTGATTTAGACGCGTTAGATCCATCAATTATGCCATCTACCGGAACTCCAGAACCAGGCGGATTGTTTTATTATGAAACATTAGAATTCTTAAAACAAGTTTTTAAACAAAAGAATGTTGTTGGTTTTGATATGGTAGAATTGTGCCCTAATGAAAGTGAAAAATCTTCAGACTTTTTAGCAGCAAAATTATTTTACAAAATGTTAAGCTACAAATTTGCTTCTAATGATGATAGTTATGATATTGGTGATGATGCTACTGATGTAAATCCATTTAGTAAATTGTCTAAGTTTAAAGATGATAATAACGACGATTTTTAG
- a CDS encoding glycosyltransferase family 1 protein — MKKILFDINSVVPYLLTGKTTGVGRTTLELIDSFSKLEEDLPFEITLYSQNMKGIGAKDFIDDFKTKHLYLPHREVINKIIEKLPIKESFTKYDLMHVPHNYARIYKPEKAIITLHDALFMKIQEKAFNHNQMVKDVPPLMQQCKGIITCSEASKKDIVETMQIDPSKIDVVYWGVKHEVFYELSKDDLLKKGIEKVVGIDSPYFLSVSCNAERKNTHKLVEAYIQLSEQSPMNDLVLIWGNPPLYVLEMIERSKCKERIHFISNITDSELSIMYNGATALVFPSSYEGFGLPILEAMACGCPVIACSNSSLKEVGANAALYLKSSEPEDICYALEQFENKSFDIDELKKKGLVQASKFVWRDTALKYITIYNKHLAIN; from the coding sequence ATGAAAAAAATATTATTTGACATTAATTCTGTTGTTCCTTATTTATTAACGGGTAAAACTACAGGAGTTGGCAGAACTACTTTAGAGTTAATTGATTCGTTTTCTAAATTAGAAGAAGATTTACCTTTTGAGATTACTTTGTATTCTCAAAACATGAAAGGCATTGGAGCAAAAGATTTTATTGATGATTTTAAAACAAAACATTTATACCTGCCACATCGAGAAGTTATCAATAAAATAATTGAAAAATTACCAATAAAAGAAAGCTTTACAAAATACGACTTAATGCACGTTCCTCATAATTATGCTCGGATTTATAAACCCGAAAAAGCCATTATAACTTTACATGATGCCTTATTTATGAAAATACAAGAAAAAGCTTTTAATCATAATCAAATGGTAAAAGATGTACCGCCTTTAATGCAGCAGTGTAAAGGGATTATAACTTGTTCTGAAGCCTCTAAAAAAGATATTGTTGAAACGATGCAAATAGATCCCTCTAAAATTGATGTAGTTTATTGGGGAGTAAAACACGAGGTGTTTTATGAATTATCAAAAGATGATTTACTAAAAAAAGGAATTGAAAAGGTAGTTGGAATTGATTCTCCATACTTTTTAAGCGTATCGTGTAATGCAGAACGTAAAAATACACACAAGTTAGTTGAAGCATATATACAGTTATCTGAACAGTCTCCTATGAATGATTTAGTACTTATTTGGGGAAATCCACCTTTGTATGTTTTAGAAATGATAGAGAGATCTAAATGCAAAGAAAGAATTCATTTTATATCGAACATTACAGATAGCGAATTATCTATCATGTACAATGGAGCAACAGCGTTGGTGTTTCCATCTTCTTATGAAGGTTTTGGATTGCCTATTTTAGAAGCCATGGCTTGTGGTTGCCCTGTTATAGCATGTAGTAATAGTTCTCTAAAAGAAGTGGGGGCGAATGCTGCTTTATATCTAAAATCTTCAGAACCAGAGGATATTTGTTATGCGCTCGAACAATTTGAAAATAAGTCTTTTGACATAGATGAATTAAAAAAGAAAGGATTGGTACAAGCTTCCAAATTTGTTTGGAGAGATACAGCTTTAAAATATATTACTATTTATAATAAACATTTAGCCATTAATTAA
- a CDS encoding serine O-acetyltransferase produces the protein MVKNKNILKLYLQEDAKANDIISLTNYELFLTIFTPNLLWLFLKYLRHYEYYLNANKKDIASRLKRKYYLVKYKKLGYKLGFSIPPNVFGPGLRIPHYGTIVVHPFAKVGANCVLQAGVNIGINNNGVPIIGSNVYIGPGAKLMGNIKIGNDVAIGANTVVTKSFPESNITIVGIPAKIIKYTKADER, from the coding sequence ATGGTTAAAAATAAAAACATCTTAAAGCTCTATCTTCAGGAAGATGCTAAAGCTAATGATATAATTTCTTTAACTAATTACGAATTGTTTTTAACAATTTTTACACCTAATTTATTATGGTTATTTCTTAAATATTTAAGACATTATGAATATTATTTGAATGCAAATAAAAAAGACATAGCATCTAGATTAAAGCGAAAATATTATCTAGTTAAATATAAAAAGTTAGGCTATAAATTAGGTTTTTCAATACCACCAAATGTTTTTGGGCCAGGTCTTAGAATACCACATTATGGAACAATCGTTGTTCATCCTTTTGCAAAAGTAGGAGCTAATTGTGTATTACAAGCTGGTGTTAATATAGGAATTAATAATAATGGAGTTCCAATTATTGGGAGTAATGTTTACATAGGTCCTGGTGCTAAATTAATGGGTAATATAAAAATTGGTAATGATGTTGCTATTGGAGCAAATACAGTTGTTACAAAATCTTTTCCTGAATCTAATATAACTATTGTGGGTATTCCTGCAAAAATAATAAAGTATACAAAGGCAGATGAACGATGA
- a CDS encoding UpxY family transcription antiterminator, protein MNTIRKRKEELQWFAVYTRPKAEQKVKERLSVAGFDTFLPMQTVVKQWSDRKKKTQVPFINSYVFVKSTQKNLAQIYPTAGVLTILKYLGNYAVVKNYEIENLRILSTNSYSLTTVYKRPTDFAKGTKITVSEGAFKGLYGNYLSNSGKDKVIIEMEALGSYVEVTLPINSLQKV, encoded by the coding sequence ATGAATACAATCAGAAAAAGAAAAGAAGAATTACAATGGTTTGCCGTTTATACAAGACCTAAGGCCGAACAAAAAGTAAAGGAAAGACTATCTGTTGCTGGGTTTGATACTTTTTTGCCAATGCAAACTGTAGTTAAACAATGGAGTGATCGTAAAAAGAAAACACAAGTTCCTTTTATTAATTCTTATGTTTTTGTAAAGTCAACCCAGAAAAATTTAGCTCAAATTTACCCAACAGCAGGGGTACTAACTATTTTAAAATATTTAGGAAATTATGCTGTAGTTAAAAATTATGAAATTGAAAATTTAAGAATTTTATCTACAAATAGTTATTCACTAACCACAGTGTATAAGAGACCAACAGATTTCGCTAAAGGAACAAAAATAACAGTTTCTGAAGGAGCCTTTAAAGGTTTGTATGGGAACTATTTATCTAATTCAGGTAAAGACAAAGTGATTATTGAAATGGAAGCCTTAGGAAGTTATGTAGAAGTAACATTACCTATAAATAGTCTGCAAAAAGTATGA
- a CDS encoding glycosyltransferase family 4 protein codes for MKIVYIINSLENSGGMERVLTSKVNWLASQGKFEVIIISRTDNKNGCFFDLDKNITVENLNLKQSNSNILNLIFKTDRKKFKKELSKKLFKLKPDITISMFGDEYQFLHTIKDGSKKIIEFHFSKNYLSHLMSNIPNLSFRWLRKLYASYLQYKQQRVVLKYDKFVLLTEKDQLLWNNPVNSSVISNPLSFNSIEKSNGKQKEIIAIGRFIAQKGFDLLIKGFSLIAKNNPDWKVTIYGEGQDQDYLLELIKSYNLQDIILLKPPTKKIKEALLNSSILAFPSRYEGFGLVLTEAMECGVPCVAFNCECGPSEIITDEKDGYLIADFNVEIFSKSLEKLMINKELRLLMGEKASQNVKRFHIDEIMRKWTKLFNDTI; via the coding sequence ATGAAAATTGTATATATTATTAATTCTTTAGAAAATTCTGGCGGTATGGAACGCGTTTTAACTTCTAAGGTTAATTGGCTTGCATCTCAAGGAAAATTTGAGGTAATTATTATTTCTAGAACTGATAATAAAAACGGTTGTTTTTTTGATCTTGATAAAAATATAACTGTAGAAAATTTAAATTTAAAACAGTCTAACAGTAATATTTTAAATCTAATTTTTAAAACGGATAGAAAAAAGTTTAAAAAGGAGTTATCTAAAAAATTATTCAAATTAAAACCTGATATCACTATTAGTATGTTTGGAGATGAATATCAGTTTTTACATACGATTAAGGATGGTAGTAAAAAAATTATCGAATTTCATTTCTCTAAAAACTATTTGAGTCACTTAATGTCGAATATACCTAATCTATCATTTAGATGGCTTCGGAAATTATATGCTTCGTATCTACAGTACAAGCAGCAAAGGGTAGTTTTAAAGTATGATAAGTTTGTGTTGTTAACAGAAAAAGATCAATTACTGTGGAATAATCCTGTAAATAGTTCTGTAATTTCAAATCCTTTATCTTTTAATTCTATAGAGAAATCGAATGGTAAACAAAAAGAAATTATAGCCATTGGTAGGTTTATAGCGCAAAAAGGATTTGACTTATTAATTAAAGGTTTTAGTTTAATTGCAAAAAATAATCCCGATTGGAAAGTAACGATTTATGGTGAAGGTCAAGATCAAGATTATTTATTAGAGCTTATAAAAAGTTATAATTTACAAGATATAATTTTATTAAAACCACCAACAAAAAAGATTAAAGAAGCATTATTAAATAGTTCTATACTAGCTTTTCCGTCAAGATATGAAGGCTTTGGGTTGGTGTTAACAGAAGCAATGGAATGTGGGGTCCCTTGTGTAGCTTTTAATTGTGAATGTGGTCCTTCAGAAATTATAACTGATGAGAAAGACGGTTATTTAATAGCGGATTTTAACGTAGAAATTTTTTCAAAATCTTTAGAAAAATTAATGATAAATAAGGAATTAAGGTTGTTAATGGGAGAAAAAGCATCGCAGAATGTGAAACGTTTTCATATAGATGAAATTATGAGAAAGTGGACTAAATTATTTAATGATACAATATGA